The Gammaproteobacteria bacterium genome has a segment encoding these proteins:
- a CDS encoding TetR family transcriptional regulator: MSSMIDAIETQFAEAGRTPKGRQALRAIFRATRDVMTEVGLPAASLDLIAQRANLTQAAVRHYFPTRDDLLMRFFLAGSEWLTRQLSRMVKAEHRSPGERLEKCLDWHLEFMEQVDTANWLEMSAFALRRKAERRVRTQWYRWLAGQYAVMIGEIQPSLGSAERKRRAHVILTLVLGAWLTHGRGSAFDSATNPSLRRQQLVAAAMGIATQH, translated from the coding sequence ATGTCATCCATGATCGACGCGATAGAGACACAATTCGCGGAAGCAGGCCGGACTCCCAAGGGTCGCCAGGCGCTGCGGGCGATATTTCGGGCAACCCGCGATGTGATGACGGAAGTAGGCCTTCCGGCGGCGTCCCTCGACCTCATCGCGCAGCGCGCCAACCTGACTCAGGCCGCCGTGCGTCACTACTTCCCGACCAGGGACGATCTCCTGATGCGCTTTTTCCTCGCGGGCTCCGAGTGGCTCACGCGCCAACTCAGCCGGATGGTCAAAGCCGAGCACCGCAGCCCGGGCGAACGCCTGGAAAAATGCCTGGACTGGCACCTCGAATTCATGGAGCAGGTGGATACGGCGAACTGGCTGGAAATGTCCGCATTCGCGCTGCGGCGAAAGGCCGAAAGGCGCGTGCGCACCCAGTGGTACCGGTGGCTCGCCGGCCAGTACGCCGTCATGATCGGGGAGATCCAGCCGTCCCTCGGTAGCGCCGAGCGAAAACGCCGCGCCCACGTCATCCTGACCCTGGTTCTCGGGGCCTGGCTCACGCACGGACGCGGCAGTGCATTCGACAGCGCAACCAACCCCAGTCTGCGACGCCAGCAACTGGTCGCGGCCGCGATGGGCATTGCGACGCAACACTGA